A window of the Thalassospira indica genome harbors these coding sequences:
- a CDS encoding cytochrome c1 — MRKFALTAIAAAFAVTAFTGGAAKAAGDAPVPEAQDWSWQGLFGTYDRAQLQRGFQVYKNICAGCHSLRFIAFRNLEGIGFNEDQIKAIAAEYDIEDGPNDDGDMFTRPGLASDYFPSPFPNEKAAAASNGGAIPPDLSLMNKARVGGPDYVFGLLTGYEEEAPEGFDLADGKYYNHYFPGHQISMAPPLYDEAVEYTDGTPMTLEQHARDVTAFLNWTAQPELEARKALGMKVILFLLVLTAMLYAVKRKIWRDVEH, encoded by the coding sequence ATGCGTAAGTTCGCACTGACCGCAATTGCTGCCGCCTTCGCGGTAACCGCATTCACTGGTGGTGCAGCCAAGGCTGCCGGCGACGCGCCGGTGCCCGAGGCACAGGACTGGAGCTGGCAGGGTCTGTTTGGTACCTATGACCGTGCCCAGCTGCAGCGTGGCTTCCAGGTCTACAAGAACATCTGTGCCGGCTGTCACAGCCTGCGCTTCATTGCCTTCCGTAACCTTGAAGGCATTGGGTTCAACGAAGACCAGATCAAGGCGATTGCCGCCGAGTATGACATCGAAGACGGCCCGAATGACGATGGTGACATGTTCACCCGTCCGGGTCTTGCTTCGGATTACTTCCCGTCTCCGTTCCCCAACGAAAAGGCGGCTGCCGCATCAAACGGCGGCGCTATTCCGCCGGACCTTTCGTTGATGAACAAGGCACGCGTGGGTGGCCCGGACTATGTGTTCGGCCTTCTGACCGGCTATGAGGAAGAAGCACCAGAGGGCTTCGACCTTGCAGACGGAAAGTATTACAACCACTACTTCCCGGGTCATCAGATCTCTATGGCTCCGCCGCTTTATGATGAAGCGGTCGAGTACACGGACGGCACCCCGATGACCCTGGAACAGCATGCACGCGATGTGACGGCCTTCCTGAACTGGACGGCACAGCCGGAGCTTGAAGCCCGCAAGGCGCTTGGCATGAAAGTGATCCTGTTCCTGCTGGTTCTGACGGCAATGCTGTATGCGGTCAAACGCAAGATCTGGCGCGACGTCGAACACTAA